From a single Equus asinus isolate D_3611 breed Donkey chromosome 2, EquAss-T2T_v2, whole genome shotgun sequence genomic region:
- the CUEDC2 gene encoding CUE domain-containing protein 2, which yields MELERIVSAALLAFVQTHLPEADLSGLDEVIFSYVLGVLEDLGPSGPSEENFDMEAFTEMMEAYVPGFAHIPRVTIGDMMQKLSGQLSGARNKENLQPQSSEVQGQVLISPETLQRPEKLKEETRSSPTAAGDTQDEAAGTEEELLPGVDVLLEVFPTCSVEQAQWVLAKARGDLEEAVQMLVEGKEEGPPAWDGPNQDLPRRLRGPQKDELKSFILQKYMMVDSAEDQKIHRPMAPREAPKKLIRYIDNQVVSTKGERFKDVRNPEAEEMKATYINLKPARKYRFH from the exons atgGAGCTGGAGAGGATTGTCAGTGCAGCCCTCCTTGCCTTTGTCCAGACGCACCTCCCAGAGGCTGACCTCAG CGGCTTGGATGAGGTCATCTTCTCCTATGTGCTCGGGGTCCTGGAGGACCTGGGCCCCTCAGGCCCGTCAGAGGAGAACTTCGATATGGAGGCCTTCACAGAGATGATGGAAGCCTACGTGCCTGGTTTCGCCCACATTCCAAG GGTTACAATAGGGGACATGATGCAGAAGCTCTCAGGGCAGTTGAGTGGTGCCAGGAACAAAG AGAACCTGCAACCGCAGAGCTCTGAGGTCCAAGGTCAGGTGCTCATCTCCCCAGAGACCCTGCAGCGGCCCGAAAAGCTCAAAGAAGAGACTAGGTCTTCTCCTACTGCTGCTGGGGATACTCAAGATGAG GCAGCCGGCACCGAGGAGGAGCTGCTGCCAGGGGTGGATGTACTCCTGGAGGTGTTCCCTACCTGTTCGGTGGAGCAGGCCCAGTGGGTGCTGGCCAAAGCTCGGGGGGACTTGGAAGAAGCTGTGCAGATGCTAGTagaggggaaagaggaagggcCTCCAGCCTGGGATGGCCCCAACCAG GACCTGCCCAGGCGCCTCAGAGGCCCCCAAAAGGATGAACTGAAGTCCTTCATCCTGCAGAA GTACATGATGGTGGATAGTGCAGAGGATCAGAAGATTCACCGGCCCATGGCTCCCAGGGAG GCCCCCAAGAAGCTGATCCGATACATCGACAACCAGGTAGTGAGCACCAAAGGGGAGCGATTCAAAGATGTGCGGAACCCTGAGGCTGAGGAGATGAAGGCCACATATATCAACCTCAAACCGGCCAGAAAGTACCGCTTCCACTGA
- the FBXL15 gene encoding F-box/LRR-repeat protein 15 isoform X2, translating into MEPPMEPSGGEQEPGAVRLLDLPWEDVLLPHVLSLVPLRQLLRLQRVSRAFRALVQLHLAGLRRFDAAQVGPQIPRAALAWLLRDAEGLQELALAPCHEWLSDEDLVPVLARNPQLRSVALAGCGQLSRRALGALAEGCPRLQRLSLAHCDWVDGLALRGLADRCPALEELDLTACRQLKDEAIVYLAQRRGAGLRSLSLAVNANVGDTAVQELARNCPELEHLDLTGCLRVGSDGVRTLAEYCPALRSLRVRHCHHVAEPSLSRLRKRGVDIDVEPPLHQALVLLQDMAGFAPFVNLQV; encoded by the exons ATGGAGCCACCAATGGAGCCGTCCGGAGGGGAGCAAGAGCCGGGAGCCGTCAG GCTCCTGGACCTGCCCTGGGAAGACGTGCTGCTCCCACATGTCCTGAGCCTGGTGCCGCTGCGCCAGCTGCTCCGGCTGCAACGCGTCAGCCGGGCCTTCCGGGCACTAGTGCAGCTGCACCTGGCGGGGCTTCGCCGATTTGACGCCGCTCAG GTGGGTCCGCAGATCCCGCGGGCTGCATTGGCCTGGCTGCTGCGGGACGCCGAGGGGCTGCAGGAGCTGGCGCTGGCGCCGTGTCACGAATGGCTGTCGGACGAGGATCTGGTGCCGGTGCTGGCACGGAATCCGCAGCTGCGGAGTGTGGCGCTGGCAGGCTGCGGGCAACTGAGCCGCCGCGCGCTGGGGGCGCTAGCCGAGGGCTGCCCCCGCCTGCAGCGCCTGTCGCTCGCACACTGTGACTGGGTAGACGGGCTGGCGCTGCGGGGCCTTGCCGACCGCTGTCCGGCCCTTGAGGAACTGGACCTCACCGCCTGCCGTCAGCTCAAGGATGAGGCCATCGTGTACCTGGCGCAGAGGCGCGGCGCGGGCCTCCGCAGCCTCTCGCTGGCGGTCAACGCCAATGTGGGGGACACCGCTGTCCAGGAATTGGCTCGGAACTGCCCAGAACTCGAGCACCTCGACCTAACCGGCTGCCTCCGCGTCGGAAGCGACGGCGTCAG gacaCTGGCCGAGTACTGCCCAGCGCTGCGCTCACTGCGGGTGCGGCACTGCCACCATGTGGCCGAGCCCAGCCTGAGCCGCTTGCGGAAGCGTGGCGTGGACATCGACGTGGAGCCGCCACTGCATCAGGCCCTGGTGCTGCTGCAGGACATGGCCGGCTTTGCACCCTTTGTCAACCTGCAGGTCTGA
- the FBXL15 gene encoding F-box/LRR-repeat protein 15 isoform X1 encodes MKRQPKEAGSLRLLKGQSEKTLLRTRNRQPMEPPMEPSGGEQEPGAVRLLDLPWEDVLLPHVLSLVPLRQLLRLQRVSRAFRALVQLHLAGLRRFDAAQVGPQIPRAALAWLLRDAEGLQELALAPCHEWLSDEDLVPVLARNPQLRSVALAGCGQLSRRALGALAEGCPRLQRLSLAHCDWVDGLALRGLADRCPALEELDLTACRQLKDEAIVYLAQRRGAGLRSLSLAVNANVGDTAVQELARNCPELEHLDLTGCLRVGSDGVRTLAEYCPALRSLRVRHCHHVAEPSLSRLRKRGVDIDVEPPLHQALVLLQDMAGFAPFVNLQV; translated from the exons ATGAAGAGGCAG CCCAAGGAGGCGGGTTCGCTGCGGCTGCTCAAAGGCCAAAGCGAGAAGACCTTATTGCGCACGCGCAATAGACAGCCGATGGAGCCACCAATGGAGCCGTCCGGAGGGGAGCAAGAGCCGGGAGCCGTCAG GCTCCTGGACCTGCCCTGGGAAGACGTGCTGCTCCCACATGTCCTGAGCCTGGTGCCGCTGCGCCAGCTGCTCCGGCTGCAACGCGTCAGCCGGGCCTTCCGGGCACTAGTGCAGCTGCACCTGGCGGGGCTTCGCCGATTTGACGCCGCTCAG GTGGGTCCGCAGATCCCGCGGGCTGCATTGGCCTGGCTGCTGCGGGACGCCGAGGGGCTGCAGGAGCTGGCGCTGGCGCCGTGTCACGAATGGCTGTCGGACGAGGATCTGGTGCCGGTGCTGGCACGGAATCCGCAGCTGCGGAGTGTGGCGCTGGCAGGCTGCGGGCAACTGAGCCGCCGCGCGCTGGGGGCGCTAGCCGAGGGCTGCCCCCGCCTGCAGCGCCTGTCGCTCGCACACTGTGACTGGGTAGACGGGCTGGCGCTGCGGGGCCTTGCCGACCGCTGTCCGGCCCTTGAGGAACTGGACCTCACCGCCTGCCGTCAGCTCAAGGATGAGGCCATCGTGTACCTGGCGCAGAGGCGCGGCGCGGGCCTCCGCAGCCTCTCGCTGGCGGTCAACGCCAATGTGGGGGACACCGCTGTCCAGGAATTGGCTCGGAACTGCCCAGAACTCGAGCACCTCGACCTAACCGGCTGCCTCCGCGTCGGAAGCGACGGCGTCAG gacaCTGGCCGAGTACTGCCCAGCGCTGCGCTCACTGCGGGTGCGGCACTGCCACCATGTGGCCGAGCCCAGCCTGAGCCGCTTGCGGAAGCGTGGCGTGGACATCGACGTGGAGCCGCCACTGCATCAGGCCCTGGTGCTGCTGCAGGACATGGCCGGCTTTGCACCCTTTGTCAACCTGCAGGTCTGA
- the PSD gene encoding PH and SEC7 domain-containing protein 1 isoform X1 translates to MAQGAMRFCSEGDCAISPPRCPRRWLPEGPVPQSPPASMYGSTGSLLQRVAGPGPRGRELGRVTAPCTPLRGPPSPRVAPSPWAPSSPTGQPPPGAQSSVVIFRFVEKASVRPLNGLPSPGGLSRSWDLGGVSPPRPTPAFGPGSNRKLRLEASTSDPLPAGRGSALPGSQGLSHGPPGQPQVGADGLYSSLPNGLGGHSEHLATLFRGAADTGLLNQGDTWFSPREVSSHAQRIARAKWEFFYGSLDPPSSGAKPPEQAPPSPPGVGSGQGSGVAVGRAAKYSETDLDTVPLRCYRETDIDEVLAEREEADSAIESQPSSEGPPGTARPPAPRPSPCLGPHSSLGSGNEDEDEAGGEEDVDDEVFEASEGARPGTRMPHPGPLKSPVPFLPGTSPSADGPDSFSCVFEAILESHRAKGTSYTSLASLEALASPGPTQSPFFTFELPPQPPAPRPDPPAPAPLAPLDPDSGTSSAADGPWTQRGEEEEAEAGAKQAPGREPPSPCRSEDSFGLGAAPLGSEPPLSQLVSDSDSELDSTERLALGSTDTLSNGQKADLEAAQRLAKRLYRLDGFRKADVARHLGKNNDFSKLVAGEYLKFFVFTGMTLDQALRVFLKELALMGETQERERVLAHFSQRYFQCNPGALSSEDGAHTLTCALMLLNTDLHGHNIGKRMTCGDFIGNLEGLNEGGDFPRELLKALYSSIKNEKLQWAIDEEELRRSLSELADPNPKVIKRVSGGSGSGSSPFLDLTPEPGAAVYKHGALVRKVHADPDCRKTPRGKRGWKSFHGILKGMILYLQKEEYQPGKALSEAELKNAISIHHALATRASDYSKRPHVFYLRTADWRVFLFQAPSLEQMQSWITRINVVAAMFSAPPFPAAVSSQKKFSRPLLPSAATRLSQEEQVRTHEAKLRAMASELREHRAAQLGKKARGKEAEEQRHKEAYLEFEKSRYGTYATLLRVKLKAGSEELDAVEAALAQAGSTEDGLPPPHSSPSLQPNTSSQPRAQCHGSEARAGAGSGRWKP, encoded by the exons atggcccagggTGCCATGCGCTTCTGCTCAGAAGGCGACTGTGCCATCTCCCCACCACGATGCCCACGCCGGTGGCTCCCCGAAGGCCCGGTGCCCCAGAGTCCCCCGGCCAGCATGTATGGCAGCACAGGCTCCCTGCTACAGCGGGTGGCAGGTCCAGGTCCCCGAGGCCGGGAACTGGGACGTGTGACGGCACCCTGTACACCCCTGCGTGGCCCCCCCTCACCCCGTGTTGCTCCTTCACCCTGGGCACCCTCTTCACCCACTGGGCAGCCCCCACCAGGGGCCCAGAGCTCTGTGGTCATATTCCGTTTTGTGGAGAAGGCCAGTGTGAGGCCACTGAATGGGCTACCTTCTCCTGGAGGCTTGAGTCGGAGCTGGGACCTGGGTGGGGTCTCTCCTCCCAGGCCCACCCCAGCCTTTGGGCCTGGCTCCAACCGGAAGTTGCGGCTGGAGGCATCCACATCAGACCCACTCCCAGCAGGAAGAGGCTCAGCCCTGCCTGGCAGCCAGGGCCTTTCACATGGTCCACCAGGCCAACCTCAGGTTGGGGCAGATGGCCTTTACTCCTCTCTCCCCAATGGACTGGGGGGCCACTCTGAGCACCTGGCCACGCTATTCCGAGGAGCTGCTGACACTGGACTCCTGAACCAG GGGGACACCTGGTTCTCCCCCCGGGAAGTCTCTTCTCATGCCCAGAGAATTGCTCGAGCCAAATGGGAGTTCTTCTATGGCTCCTTGGACCCCCCCAGCTCAG GTGCTAAGCCCCCAGAGCAGGCCCCCCCATCTCCACCTGGGGTGGGCTCAGGACAGGGCTCTGGGGTGGCTGTGGGGCGAGCAGCCAAGTACTCCGAGACGGACCTGGACACAGTGCCCCTGAGGTGCTACCGCGAGACCGACATCGATGAGGTGCTGGCTGAGCGGGAGGAGGCTGACTCAGCCATCGAGAGTCAGCCCAGCTCTGAGGGCCCACCTGGCACTGCCCGCCCACCTGCCCCACGTCCAAGCCCATGCCTTGGCCCTCATTCCAGCCTGGGCAGTGGTAATGAGGACGAGGATGAGGCAGGTGGGGAAGAGGATGTGGACGACGAGGTGTTTGAGGCCTCAGAGGGGGCCCG GCCAGGCACCCGAATGCCTCACCCTGGGCCTCTCAAATCGCCTGTGCCCTTTCTACCTGGGACCAGCCCCTCGGCTGATGGGCCTGACTCTTTCAGTTGTGTATTTGAAGCCATCTTGGAGTCACATCGGGCCAAGGGCACCTCCTACACCAGCCTTGCCTCGCTGGAAGCCCTGGCCTCACCTGGCCCAACCCAGAGCCCCTTCTTCACCTTTGAGCTGCCTCCCCAACCCCCTGCCCCCCGGCCTGACCCACCTGCTCCTGCCCCACTTGCCCCTCTCGATCCGGATTCTGGTACCAGCTCTGCTGCCGATGGGCCTTGGacacagagaggggaggaagaggaggcagaggctggagccaAGCAAGCCCCTGGGAGGGAGCCCCCTAGTCCCTGCCGCTCAGAGGACAGCTTTGGGCTGGGGGCAGCACCCCTGGGCAG TGAACCACCCCTGAGCCAGCTGGTGTCTGACTCAGACTCAGAGCTGGACAGCACAGAGCGGCTGGCCCTGGGAAGCACAGATACCTTGTCCAATGGGCAGAAAGCAGACCTGGAGGCTGCGCAGCGCCTAGCTAAGAGGCTCTACCGACTAGATGGCTTCAGGAAGGCTGACGTGGCCAGGCACCTCGGCAAGAA CAATGACTTCAGCAAACTTGTGGCTGGCGAGTACCTCAAGTTCTTTGTTTTCACGGGCATGACTCTGGACCAAGCTCTCAG ggtGTTTCTGAAGGAGCTGGCCTTAATGGGTGAGACCCAGGAACGGGAGCGTGTGCTGGCCCACTTCTCCCAGAGATACTTCCAGTGCAATCCTGGAGCCCTGTCCTCAGAGG ACGGTGCGCACACGCTGACCTGCGCCCTCATGCTACTCAACACAGATCTCCACGGCCAC AACATCGGGAAGCGCATGACCTGCGGAGACTTCATCGGGAACTTGGAGGGCCTCAACGAAGGCGGCGACTTCCCCAGGGAGCTGCTCaag gcccTGTACAGCTCCATCAAGAATGAAAAGTTGCAGTGGGCCAT AGACGAGGAGGAGCTGAGACGCTCTCTGTCTGAGTTGGCCGACCCCAACCCCAAGGTCATCAAGAGGGTCAGCGGGGGCAGTGGCAGCGGCTCCAGCCCTTTCCTGGACCTGACTCCTGAGCCTGGGGCTGCAGTCTACAAGCACGGGGCCCTGGTGCGAAAGGTGCACGCAGACCCTGACTGCAGGAAGA CACCTCGGGGCAAGCGGGGCTGGAAGAGCTTCCACGGAATCCTCAAGGGCATGATCCTCTACCTGCAGAAG GAGGAGTACCAGCCCGGGAAGGCGCTATCAGAGGCAGAACTTAAGAACGCCATCAGCATCCACCACGCGCTGGCCACACGTGCCAGCGACTACAGCAAGAGGCCCCATGTCTTCTATCTACGCACAGCTGACTGGCGGGTCTTCCTCTTCCAGGCCCC GAGCCTGGAGCAGATGCAGTCCTGGATCACTCGCATCAATGTGGTGGCTGCCATGTTCTCTGCACCCCCCTTCCCAGCTGCTGTTAGTTCCCAGAAGAAGTTCAGCCGCCCTCTGCTGCCCAGTGCTGCCACTCGCCTCTCCCAG GAGGAGCAGGTGCGGACTCACGAGGCCAAGCTGAGGGCCATGGCAAGTGAGCTGCGGGAGCACCGGGCTGCCCAACTAGGCAAGAAGGCCCGGGGCAAGGAGGCTGAGGAGCAGCGGCACAAGGAGGCCTACCTGGAGTTTGAG AAATCCCGCTATGGCACATACGCAACGCTGCTTCGGGTCAAGCTGAAggcgggcagtgaagagctggatGCGGTAGAGGCAGCACTGGCCCAGGCTGGGAGCACGGAGGATGGACTCCCCCCACCTCATTCCAGTCCTTCCCTGCAGCCCAACACCTCCAGCCAGCCCCGGGCTCAGTGTCATGGCTCAGAGGCTCGGGCAGGCGCAGGCAGCGGACGGTGGAAGCCCTGA
- the PSD gene encoding PH and SEC7 domain-containing protein 1 isoform X2 — MAQGAMRFCSEGDCAISPPRCPRRWLPEGPVPQSPPASMYGSTGSLLQRVAGPGPRGRELGRVTAPCTPLRGPPSPRVAPSPWAPSSPTGQPPPGAQSSVVIFRFVEKASVRPLNGLPSPGGLSRSWDLGGVSPPRPTPAFGPGSNRKLRLEASTSDPLPAGRGSALPGSQGLSHGPPGQPQVGADGLYSSLPNGLGGHSEHLATLFRGAADTGLLNQGDTWFSPREVSSHAQRIARAKWEFFYGSLDPPSSGAKPPEQAPPSPPGVGSGQGSGVAVGRAAKYSETDLDTVPLRCYRETDIDEVLAEREEADSAIESQPSSEGPPGTARPPAPRPSPCLGPHSSLGSGNEDEDEAGGEEDVDDEVFEASEGARPGTRMPHPGPLKSPVPFLPGTSPSADGPDSFSCVFEAILESHRAKGTSYTSLASLEALASPGPTQSPFFTFELPPQPPAPRPDPPAPAPLAPLDPDSGTSSAADGPWTQRGEEEEAEAGAKQAPGREPPSPCRSEDSFGLGAAPLGSEPPLSQLVSDSDSELDSTERLALGSTDTLSNGQKADLEAAQRLAKRLYRLDGFRKADVARHLGKNNDFSKLVAGEYLKFFVFTGMTLDQALRVFLKELALMGETQERERVLAHFSQRYFQCNPGALSSEDGAHTLTCALMLLNTDLHGHNIGKRMTCGDFIGNLEGLNEGGDFPRELLKALYSSIKNEKLQWAIQPPLR, encoded by the exons atggcccagggTGCCATGCGCTTCTGCTCAGAAGGCGACTGTGCCATCTCCCCACCACGATGCCCACGCCGGTGGCTCCCCGAAGGCCCGGTGCCCCAGAGTCCCCCGGCCAGCATGTATGGCAGCACAGGCTCCCTGCTACAGCGGGTGGCAGGTCCAGGTCCCCGAGGCCGGGAACTGGGACGTGTGACGGCACCCTGTACACCCCTGCGTGGCCCCCCCTCACCCCGTGTTGCTCCTTCACCCTGGGCACCCTCTTCACCCACTGGGCAGCCCCCACCAGGGGCCCAGAGCTCTGTGGTCATATTCCGTTTTGTGGAGAAGGCCAGTGTGAGGCCACTGAATGGGCTACCTTCTCCTGGAGGCTTGAGTCGGAGCTGGGACCTGGGTGGGGTCTCTCCTCCCAGGCCCACCCCAGCCTTTGGGCCTGGCTCCAACCGGAAGTTGCGGCTGGAGGCATCCACATCAGACCCACTCCCAGCAGGAAGAGGCTCAGCCCTGCCTGGCAGCCAGGGCCTTTCACATGGTCCACCAGGCCAACCTCAGGTTGGGGCAGATGGCCTTTACTCCTCTCTCCCCAATGGACTGGGGGGCCACTCTGAGCACCTGGCCACGCTATTCCGAGGAGCTGCTGACACTGGACTCCTGAACCAG GGGGACACCTGGTTCTCCCCCCGGGAAGTCTCTTCTCATGCCCAGAGAATTGCTCGAGCCAAATGGGAGTTCTTCTATGGCTCCTTGGACCCCCCCAGCTCAG GTGCTAAGCCCCCAGAGCAGGCCCCCCCATCTCCACCTGGGGTGGGCTCAGGACAGGGCTCTGGGGTGGCTGTGGGGCGAGCAGCCAAGTACTCCGAGACGGACCTGGACACAGTGCCCCTGAGGTGCTACCGCGAGACCGACATCGATGAGGTGCTGGCTGAGCGGGAGGAGGCTGACTCAGCCATCGAGAGTCAGCCCAGCTCTGAGGGCCCACCTGGCACTGCCCGCCCACCTGCCCCACGTCCAAGCCCATGCCTTGGCCCTCATTCCAGCCTGGGCAGTGGTAATGAGGACGAGGATGAGGCAGGTGGGGAAGAGGATGTGGACGACGAGGTGTTTGAGGCCTCAGAGGGGGCCCG GCCAGGCACCCGAATGCCTCACCCTGGGCCTCTCAAATCGCCTGTGCCCTTTCTACCTGGGACCAGCCCCTCGGCTGATGGGCCTGACTCTTTCAGTTGTGTATTTGAAGCCATCTTGGAGTCACATCGGGCCAAGGGCACCTCCTACACCAGCCTTGCCTCGCTGGAAGCCCTGGCCTCACCTGGCCCAACCCAGAGCCCCTTCTTCACCTTTGAGCTGCCTCCCCAACCCCCTGCCCCCCGGCCTGACCCACCTGCTCCTGCCCCACTTGCCCCTCTCGATCCGGATTCTGGTACCAGCTCTGCTGCCGATGGGCCTTGGacacagagaggggaggaagaggaggcagaggctggagccaAGCAAGCCCCTGGGAGGGAGCCCCCTAGTCCCTGCCGCTCAGAGGACAGCTTTGGGCTGGGGGCAGCACCCCTGGGCAG TGAACCACCCCTGAGCCAGCTGGTGTCTGACTCAGACTCAGAGCTGGACAGCACAGAGCGGCTGGCCCTGGGAAGCACAGATACCTTGTCCAATGGGCAGAAAGCAGACCTGGAGGCTGCGCAGCGCCTAGCTAAGAGGCTCTACCGACTAGATGGCTTCAGGAAGGCTGACGTGGCCAGGCACCTCGGCAAGAA CAATGACTTCAGCAAACTTGTGGCTGGCGAGTACCTCAAGTTCTTTGTTTTCACGGGCATGACTCTGGACCAAGCTCTCAG ggtGTTTCTGAAGGAGCTGGCCTTAATGGGTGAGACCCAGGAACGGGAGCGTGTGCTGGCCCACTTCTCCCAGAGATACTTCCAGTGCAATCCTGGAGCCCTGTCCTCAGAGG ACGGTGCGCACACGCTGACCTGCGCCCTCATGCTACTCAACACAGATCTCCACGGCCAC AACATCGGGAAGCGCATGACCTGCGGAGACTTCATCGGGAACTTGGAGGGCCTCAACGAAGGCGGCGACTTCCCCAGGGAGCTGCTCaag gcccTGTACAGCTCCATCAAGAATGAAAAGTTGCAGTGGGCCAT CCAGCCCCCTCTGAGGTGA